Proteins encoded within one genomic window of Episyrphus balteatus chromosome 1, idEpiBalt1.1, whole genome shotgun sequence:
- the LOC129906121 gene encoding uncharacterized protein LOC129906121, whose product MLKEAKYDWEQIAEILPNHGTNWHFIPPASPHFGGLWEAGVKSVKYHLKRVVGTERLTFEELTTLLAQIEAHLNSRLLCPLSDSLDDLNALTPAHFLVGDSLHAIPQAEIRRHTSRPMETNSSNH is encoded by the coding sequence ATGCTTAAGGAAGCGAAATATGATTGGGAACAAATCGCCGAAATCCTTCCAAATCATGGTACTAATTGGCATTTTATTCCTCCTGCTTCTCCTCACTTCGGTGGCTTATGGGAAGCTGGAGTGAAATCGGTCAAATACCATCTAAAACGAGTTGTCGGAACTGAGCGGCTAACTTTCGAGGAGCTCACGACGCTTCTAGCCCAAATAGAAGCGCATCTGAATTCGAGACTCCTATGCCCGCTCTCTGATAGCCTCGACGATTTAAATGCGCTCACCCCTGCGCATTTCCTAGTTGGTGATTCGCTACACGCAATTCCACAAGCGGAAATAAGACGTCACACATCTCGACCGATGGAAACGAATTCAAGCAATCACTGA